In Pseudomonas sp. R76, one genomic interval encodes:
- the algW gene encoding Do family serine endopeptidase AlgW, with translation MLKALRFFGWPLLAGVLIAMLIIQRYPQWVGLPSLDVNLQQAPQTNSVVQGPVTYADAVVIAAPAVVNLYTTKVINKPAHPLFEDPQFRRYFGDNGPKQRRMESSLGSGVIMSPEGYILTNNHVTTGADQIVVALRDGRETLARVVGSDPETDLAVLKIDLKSLPSITIGRSEGLRVGDVALAIGNPFGVGQTVTMGIISATGRNQLGLNSYEDFIQTDAAINPGNSGGALVDANGNLTGINTAIFSKSGGSQGIGFAIPVKLAMEVMKSIIEHGQVIRGWLGIEVQPLTKELAESFGLTGRPGIVVAGIFRDGPAQKAGLQLGDVILSIDGEPAGDGRKSMNQVARIKPTDKVAIQVMRNGKEIKLLAEIGLRPPPAPVKEEE, from the coding sequence ATGCTCAAGGCACTGCGTTTTTTTGGATGGCCATTGTTGGCTGGCGTGCTGATCGCGATGCTGATTATTCAGCGTTATCCCCAGTGGGTGGGCTTACCCAGCCTGGATGTGAACCTGCAACAAGCCCCGCAAACCAACTCGGTAGTGCAAGGTCCGGTGACTTATGCCGACGCCGTGGTCATCGCCGCGCCCGCGGTGGTCAACCTGTACACCACCAAAGTCATCAACAAACCGGCGCACCCGTTGTTTGAAGACCCGCAATTTCGCCGCTATTTCGGCGATAACGGGCCCAAGCAGCGCCGCATGGAGTCCAGCCTTGGTTCCGGGGTGATCATGAGCCCGGAAGGCTACATCCTCACCAACAACCACGTGACCACCGGCGCCGACCAGATTGTGGTGGCCTTGCGCGACGGCCGCGAAACCCTGGCCCGCGTGGTCGGCAGCGATCCGGAAACCGACCTCGCGGTGCTGAAAATCGATTTGAAGAGCCTGCCGTCGATCACCATCGGCCGCTCCGAAGGGCTGCGCGTCGGTGATGTGGCGCTGGCCATCGGCAACCCGTTCGGCGTCGGCCAGACGGTGACCATGGGCATCATCAGCGCCACCGGGCGTAACCAGTTGGGGCTCAACAGCTACGAAGACTTTATCCAGACCGACGCGGCGATCAACCCGGGCAACTCCGGCGGCGCGCTGGTGGATGCCAATGGCAACCTGACCGGCATCAACACCGCGATTTTCTCCAAGTCCGGCGGCTCCCAGGGCATCGGTTTTGCGATCCCGGTGAAGCTGGCGATGGAAGTGATGAAGTCGATCATCGAGCACGGCCAGGTGATTCGCGGCTGGCTGGGCATTGAAGTACAGCCGCTGACTAAAGAGTTGGCTGAGTCGTTCGGCTTGACCGGACGCCCAGGCATCGTGGTCGCCGGTATCTTCCGCGACGGCCCGGCGCAGAAAGCCGGCCTGCAGTTGGGCGATGTGATCCTCAGCATCGATGGCGAGCCGGCCGGTGATGGCCGCAAGTCGATGAATCAGGTGGCGCGGATCAAGCCGACCGACAAGGTGGCAATCCAGGTGATGCGCAACGGTAAAGAGATAAAACTGCTGGCGGAAATCGGCTTGCGCCCACCACCGGCGCCGGTGAAAGAAGAGGAATAA
- a CDS encoding Nif3-like dinuclear metal center hexameric protein, which produces MAVPLTTLVEEADRYLGSAKIADYCPNGLQVEGRPQVMRIVSGVTASQALLDAAVEAQADLVLVHHGYFWKGENPCITGMKQRRLKTLLKHDISLLAYHLPLDLHAEVGNNVQLARQLDITVEGPLDPSNPKIVGLVGSLAEPLSPRDFARRVQDVMGREPLLIEGSEMIRRVGWCTGGGQGYIDDAIAAGVDLYLSGEASEQTFHSARENDISFIAAGHHATERYGVQALGDYLARRFALEHLFIDCPNPI; this is translated from the coding sequence ATGGCCGTCCCCCTTACCACCCTCGTCGAGGAAGCGGACCGCTACCTCGGCAGTGCAAAAATTGCCGATTATTGCCCCAATGGCCTGCAGGTCGAGGGTCGCCCGCAGGTGATGCGCATCGTCAGCGGCGTGACCGCCAGCCAAGCCCTGCTGGACGCCGCCGTCGAGGCCCAGGCCGACTTGGTGCTGGTGCACCACGGTTATTTCTGGAAAGGCGAAAACCCGTGCATCACCGGCATGAAGCAGCGCCGCCTGAAAACCCTGCTCAAACACGACATCAGTTTGCTCGCCTACCACCTGCCGCTGGACCTGCACGCTGAGGTGGGCAATAACGTGCAACTGGCCCGCCAGCTGGACATCACCGTCGAAGGCCCGCTGGACCCGAGCAACCCGAAAATCGTAGGCCTGGTCGGCTCCCTCGCCGAGCCGTTGTCGCCTCGCGACTTCGCCCGCCGTGTGCAGGACGTGATGGGCCGCGAGCCACTGCTGATCGAAGGCAGCGAAATGATCCGCCGTGTCGGCTGGTGCACGGGCGGTGGCCAGGGCTACATCGACGACGCGATTGCGGCCGGCGTCGACCTGTATTTGAGCGGCGAAGCCTCCGAGCAAACCTTCCACAGCGCGCGGGAAAACGACATCAGTTTCATCGCCGCCGGGCACCACGCCACTGAGCGCTACGGTGTCCAGGCGTTGGGCGATTACCTGGCCCGACGGTTTGCCCTGGAACACCTTTTCATCGATTGCCCCAACCCGATCTAA
- the cysD gene encoding sulfate adenylyltransferase subunit CysD, translated as MVDKLTHLKQLEAESIHIIREVAAEFDNPVMLYSIGKDSAVMLHLARKAFFPGKLPFPVMHVDTRWKFQEMYKFRDKMVEELGLDLITHVNQDGVAQGINPFTHGSAKHTDIMKTEGLKQALDKHGFDAAFGGARRDEEKSRAKERVYSFRDSKHRWDPKNQRPELWNVYNGNVNKGESIRVFPLSNWTELDIWQYIYLEGIPIVPLYFAAERDVIEKNGTLIMIDDDRILEHLSDEDKARIVKKKVRFRTLGCYPLTGAVESEAETLTDIIQEMLLTRTSERQGRVIDHDGAGSMEDKKRQGYF; from the coding sequence ATGGTCGACAAACTGACGCATCTGAAACAGCTGGAGGCGGAAAGCATCCACATCATCCGCGAGGTCGCCGCCGAGTTCGACAACCCGGTGATGCTCTACTCGATCGGTAAAGACTCCGCCGTGATGCTGCATCTGGCGCGCAAGGCTTTCTTCCCGGGCAAGCTGCCGTTCCCGGTGATGCACGTCGACACCCGCTGGAAATTCCAGGAGATGTACAAGTTCCGCGACAAGATGGTCGAAGAGCTGGGCCTGGACCTGATCACCCACGTCAACCAGGATGGCGTGGCGCAGGGCATCAACCCGTTCACCCACGGCAGTGCCAAGCACACCGACATCATGAAAACCGAAGGCCTCAAGCAGGCCCTGGACAAGCATGGTTTCGACGCAGCCTTTGGCGGTGCCCGTCGCGATGAAGAGAAATCCCGCGCCAAAGAGCGTGTGTACTCGTTCCGCGACAGCAAGCACCGCTGGGACCCGAAAAACCAGCGCCCGGAGCTGTGGAACGTCTACAACGGCAACGTCAACAAGGGTGAGTCGATCCGTGTGTTCCCGCTGTCCAACTGGACCGAGCTGGACATCTGGCAGTACATCTACCTCGAAGGCATCCCGATTGTGCCGCTGTATTTTGCCGCCGAGCGCGACGTGATCGAGAAGAACGGCACGTTGATCATGATCGACGACGACCGCATCCTCGAGCACTTGTCTGACGAAGACAAAGCCCGAATCGTCAAAAAGAAAGTACGTTTCCGTACCCTTGGCTGCTACCCGTTGACGGGCGCGGTGGAGTCCGAAGCCGAGACGCTGACGGACATCATTCAGGAAATGCTCCTGACGCGAACTTCCGAGCGCCAGGGCCGTGTCATCGACCACGATGGTGCAGGCTCGATGGAAGATAAAAAACGTCAAGGCTATTTCTAA
- the cysN gene encoding sulfate adenylyltransferase subunit CysN: protein MSHVSDLISEDILAYLGQHERKEMLRFLTCGNVDDGKSTLIGRLLHDSKMIYEDHLEAITRDSKKSGTTGDDIDLALLVDGLQAEREQGITIDVAYRYFSTAKRKFIIADTPGHEQYTRNMATGASTCDLAIILIDARYGVQTQTRRHSFIASLLGIKHIVVAVNKMDINGFDQSIFEQIKADYLKFAEGIAFKPSTMAFVPMSALKGDNVVNKSERSPWYTGQSLMEILESVEIANDRNYTDLRFPVQYVNRPNLNFRGFAGTLASGIVHKGDEVVVLPSGKSSRVKSIVTFEGELEHAGPGQAVTLTMEDEIDISRGDLLVHADNVPQVTDAFDAMLVWMAEEPMLPGKKYDIKRATSYVPGSITSIVHRVDVNTLAEGPASSLQLNEIGRVKVSLDAAIALDGYDSNRTTGAFIVIDRLTNGTVAAGMIIAPPVNHGGSAQHGSLAHVATEERALRFGQQPATVLFSGLSGAGKSTLAYAVERKLFDMGRAVFVLDGQNLRHDLNKGLPQDRAGRTENWRRAAHVARQFNEAGLLTLAAFVAPDAEGREQAKALIGADRLLTVYVQASPLVCAERDPQGLYAAGGDNIPGESFPYDVPLNADLVIDTQALSLEDSVKQVLELLRQRGAI from the coding sequence ATGTCGCACGTATCTGATTTGATCAGCGAGGACATCCTCGCCTACCTGGGCCAGCACGAGCGCAAGGAAATGTTGCGCTTCCTGACCTGCGGCAACGTCGACGACGGCAAGAGCACCCTGATCGGGCGCCTGCTGCACGACTCCAAGATGATCTACGAAGATCACCTGGAAGCCATCACCCGCGATTCGAAGAAGTCCGGCACCACCGGTGACGACATCGACCTGGCGTTGCTGGTCGACGGCCTGCAGGCTGAGCGCGAGCAGGGCATCACCATCGATGTTGCCTACCGCTACTTCTCCACCGCCAAGCGCAAATTCATCATCGCCGACACCCCCGGCCATGAGCAGTACACCCGCAACATGGCCACCGGTGCCTCTACCTGTGACCTGGCGATTATCCTGATCGACGCCCGCTACGGCGTGCAGACCCAGACCCGTCGCCACAGCTTTATTGCTTCGCTGCTGGGTATCAAGCACATCGTGGTGGCCGTCAACAAGATGGACATCAATGGCTTTGACCAAAGCATCTTCGAGCAGATCAAGGCCGATTACCTGAAGTTCGCCGAGGGCATCGCGTTCAAGCCGAGCACCATGGCGTTCGTACCGATGTCGGCGCTCAAGGGCGACAACGTGGTGAACAAGAGCGAGCGTTCGCCTTGGTACACCGGCCAGTCGCTGATGGAGATTCTCGAAAGCGTCGAGATCGCCAACGACCGCAACTACACCGACCTGCGTTTCCCGGTGCAGTACGTCAACCGTCCGAACCTGAACTTCCGTGGTTTCGCCGGCACCCTGGCCAGCGGCATCGTGCACAAAGGCGACGAAGTCGTGGTGCTGCCGTCGGGCAAGAGCAGCCGCGTCAAATCCATCGTCACCTTTGAAGGTGAGCTGGAACACGCCGGCCCAGGCCAGGCCGTGACCCTGACCATGGAAGACGAGATCGACATCTCCCGTGGCGACCTGCTGGTGCATGCCGACAACGTGCCGCAAGTGACCGACGCCTTCGACGCCATGCTGGTGTGGATGGCCGAAGAGCCGATGCTGCCGGGCAAGAAATACGACATCAAGCGCGCCACCAGCTACGTGCCGGGTTCCATCACCAGCATCGTGCACCGTGTGGACGTGAACACCCTGGCCGAAGGCCCGGCAAGTTCGCTGCAGTTGAACGAGATCGGCCGGGTCAAGGTCAGCCTCGACGCCGCCATCGCGCTCGACGGCTACGACAGCAACCGCACCACCGGTGCGTTTATCGTCATCGACCGGTTGACCAACGGCACCGTGGCTGCGGGCATGATCATTGCGCCGCCGGTCAATCATGGCGGTTCTGCGCAGCACGGCAGCCTTGCTCATGTCGCCACCGAAGAGCGTGCTCTGCGCTTTGGCCAGCAGCCGGCCACCGTGTTGTTCAGCGGCCTGTCGGGCGCGGGTAAAAGCACCTTGGCCTACGCGGTTGAACGCAAGCTGTTCGACATGGGCCGTGCGGTATTTGTGCTGGATGGCCAGAACCTGCGTCACGACCTGAACAAGGGCTTGCCGCAGGACCGCGCCGGGCGCACCGAGAACTGGCGTCGTGCCGCTCACGTGGCGCGCCAGTTCAACGAAGCCGGCCTGCTGACCCTGGCTGCTTTCGTTGCTCCGGATGCCGAAGGCCGTGAACAGGCCAAGGCGCTGATCGGTGCCGACCGCCTGCTCACCGTTTACGTGCAAGCGTCGCCGCTGGTGTGCGCCGAGCGTGACCCGCAAGGCTTGTACGCTGCCGGCGGGGATAACATCCCTGGCGAATCCTTCCCGTACGACGTGCCGTTGAATGCCGATCTGGTGATCGACACCCAGGCCCTGTCGCTGGAAGACAGCGTCAAGCAAGTGCTGGAATTGTTGCGTCAGCGCGGCGCGATCTAA
- a CDS encoding acyltransferase, protein MLDFLPAAVRGVIASLLLALNTILLCSFLFIVALFKALPFAKRFSEWLMNHTHEAWVTNNKGWMNLVRRTRWHLTGLEGLDYQHSYLVTSNHQSWVDIMVLQYLLNRRIRPLKFFLKQELIWVPVIGLAWWALGFPFMKRYTKAYLEKHPEKKGKDLVTTRKTCAKFRDNPVGIFNFAEGTRFTPGKHAQQKSPFRYLLKPKAGGIAFVLDAMGEQLKSLVNVTIHYPAGRPGYWDLLCGNVKDVVVHFEEVQIPAGFIGKNYEQDGEYRLAFQGWINQLWEDKDALLEKLHTDYPAR, encoded by the coding sequence ATGCTGGATTTTCTACCTGCCGCCGTGCGCGGGGTGATCGCGTCCTTGTTGTTGGCGCTGAACACGATCCTGCTGTGCTCGTTTCTGTTTATCGTCGCGCTGTTCAAGGCGCTGCCGTTTGCCAAGCGCTTCAGTGAATGGCTGATGAACCACACCCATGAAGCCTGGGTCACCAACAACAAGGGCTGGATGAACCTGGTACGCCGCACGCGCTGGCACCTGACTGGCCTTGAGGGGTTGGACTATCAGCACTCATACCTGGTGACCAGTAACCACCAGAGTTGGGTGGACATCATGGTGCTGCAGTACTTGCTCAATCGACGCATTCGCCCGTTGAAGTTCTTCCTCAAGCAGGAGTTGATCTGGGTGCCGGTGATCGGCCTGGCGTGGTGGGCGTTGGGCTTTCCGTTCATGAAGCGCTACACCAAGGCCTACTTGGAGAAGCACCCGGAGAAGAAAGGCAAAGACCTGGTAACCACGCGCAAGACCTGTGCGAAGTTTCGCGACAACCCGGTGGGCATATTCAACTTTGCCGAAGGCACACGGTTTACGCCGGGCAAGCATGCCCAGCAGAAATCCCCATTTCGCTATTTGCTCAAGCCCAAGGCCGGCGGGATCGCGTTTGTGCTGGATGCCATGGGTGAGCAGTTGAAATCACTGGTGAACGTGACGATTCACTACCCTGCCGGGCGCCCGGGGTATTGGGATTTGCTCTGTGGGAATGTGAAGGATGTGGTGGTGCACTTTGAAGAGGTGCAGATTCCGGCCGGGTTTATCGGCAAGAATTACGAGCAGGATGGTGAGTATCGGTTGGCGTTTCAGGGCTGGATCAACCAGCTGTGGGAAGACAAGGATGCGTTGCTGGAGAAGCTGCACACCGATTACCCTGCCAGATGA
- the pta gene encoding phosphate acetyltransferase, whose product MQTFFIAPTDFGVGLTSISLGLVRTLERAGLKVGFFKPIAQPHPGDTGPERSTELVARTHGLKPPQPLGLAHVERMLGDGQLDELLEEIITLYQQAAVGKDVLIVEGMVPTRSASYAARVNLHLAKSLDAEVILVSAPENEVLTELSGRVELQAQLFGGPKDPKVLGVILNKVRTDESMEAFSARLKEHSPLLRSGDFRLLGCIPYQPELNAPRTRDVADLMGAQILNAGDYESRRMTKIIICARTMRNTVELLKPGVLVVTPGDRDDIILAVSLAAINGVPLAGLLLTSDTLPDPRIMDLCRGAFQAGLPVLSVSTGSYDTANQLNSLNKEIPIDDRERAEIITDFVASHLDARWLHQRCGTPREMRLSPAVFRYQLIQRAQAANKRIVLPEGSEPLTVQAAAICQARGIARCVLLAKPADVEAVARAHGIELPEGLEILDPDLIRQRYVEPMVALRKSKSLNAPMAEQQLEDTVVIATMMLALDEVDGLVSGVIHSTANTIRPALQLIKTAPGCTLVSSVFFMLFPEQVLVYGDCVMNPHPSAAELAEIALQSADSAAAFGITPRVAMISYSSGDSASGEEVEKVREATLLAHEQQSSLLIDGPLQYDAAANETVARQLAPNSLVAGKATVFVFPDLNTGNTTHKAVQRSADCVSLGPMLQGLRKPVNDLPRGAQVDDIVYTIALTAIQAANRPMDI is encoded by the coding sequence ATGCAGACTTTTTTTATCGCGCCCACCGATTTTGGTGTGGGTCTGACCTCCATCAGCCTTGGGCTGGTGCGTACCCTTGAACGGGCCGGGCTGAAAGTCGGCTTCTTCAAACCGATTGCCCAGCCGCACCCGGGCGACACCGGCCCCGAACGCTCCACCGAACTGGTGGCGCGCACCCACGGCCTGAAACCGCCTCAACCGCTGGGCCTGGCCCATGTGGAGCGCATGCTCGGTGACGGCCAGCTCGACGAGCTGCTCGAAGAGATCATCACTCTTTACCAGCAAGCCGCTGTGGGCAAGGACGTGCTGATCGTCGAAGGCATGGTGCCGACCCGCAGCGCCAGCTATGCGGCGCGGGTCAACCTGCACCTGGCCAAGAGCCTCGATGCCGAAGTGATCCTGGTGTCGGCGCCGGAAAACGAAGTGCTCACCGAGCTGTCCGGCCGCGTGGAATTGCAGGCCCAGCTGTTCGGCGGCCCCAAAGACCCGAAAGTGCTGGGCGTAATCCTCAATAAAGTGCGCACCGACGAAAGCATGGAAGCCTTCTCGGCGCGCCTCAAAGAGCATTCGCCCCTGTTGCGCAGCGGTGACTTCCGCCTGCTCGGCTGCATTCCCTACCAGCCCGAACTCAACGCGCCGCGCACCCGCGACGTGGCTGACCTGATGGGCGCACAGATCCTCAACGCCGGCGATTATGAAAGCCGGCGCATGACCAAGATCATCATCTGTGCCCGCACCATGCGTAACACCGTGGAGCTGCTCAAACCCGGCGTGCTGGTGGTAACCCCAGGCGATCGCGACGATATCATCCTCGCGGTCAGCCTGGCCGCAATCAACGGTGTACCGCTGGCCGGGCTGTTGCTGACCAGCGACACGCTGCCCGACCCACGCATCATGGATCTGTGCCGTGGCGCGTTCCAGGCCGGGCTGCCAGTACTGTCCGTGAGCACCGGCTCCTACGACACCGCCAATCAGCTCAACAGCCTGAACAAAGAGATCCCGATTGATGACCGCGAGCGTGCGGAAATCATCACTGACTTTGTCGCCAGCCACCTCGATGCGCGCTGGCTGCACCAGCGCTGCGGCACGCCACGGGAGATGCGCCTGTCGCCTGCCGTATTCCGTTATCAACTGATCCAGCGCGCCCAGGCCGCCAACAAACGCATTGTGTTGCCCGAAGGCAGCGAGCCGCTGACTGTGCAAGCTGCCGCCATCTGTCAGGCGCGCGGCATTGCTCGCTGCGTGTTGCTGGCCAAGCCAGCCGATGTAGAAGCGGTCGCCCGCGCCCACGGCATCGAGCTGCCCGAAGGCCTGGAGATTCTCGACCCGGACCTGATTCGCCAGCGTTATGTCGAACCGATGGTCGCGCTGCGCAAGAGCAAGAGCCTCAACGCGCCGATGGCCGAGCAGCAACTGGAAGACACCGTAGTGATCGCCACGATGATGCTCGCGTTGGACGAAGTGGACGGCCTGGTTTCCGGCGTCATTCACTCCACTGCCAACACCATCCGCCCTGCCCTGCAACTGATCAAAACGGCGCCGGGCTGCACCCTGGTGTCGTCGGTGTTCTTCATGTTGTTCCCCGAGCAGGTGCTGGTGTACGGCGACTGCGTGATGAACCCGCACCCGAGCGCTGCGGAACTCGCGGAAATCGCCCTGCAAAGCGCCGACTCGGCCGCCGCGTTCGGCATTACCCCGCGCGTGGCAATGATCAGCTATTCCAGCGGTGACTCGGCCAGCGGCGAAGAAGTGGAAAAAGTTCGTGAAGCCACCCTGCTCGCCCACGAACAGCAAAGCTCGTTGCTGATCGACGGGCCGTTGCAGTACGACGCCGCCGCCAACGAAACCGTCGCACGGCAGCTGGCGCCCAACAGCCTGGTCGCCGGCAAAGCCACGGTGTTTGTGTTCCCGGACCTGAACACCGGCAACACCACGCACAAAGCCGTGCAACGCAGCGCCGATTGCGTAAGCCTGGGGCCGATGCTGCAAGGCCTGCGCAAACCGGTGAACGACCTGCCGCGCGGCGCTCAGGTCGACGACATCGTTTACACCATCGCACTGACTGCGATTCAAGCCGCCAACCGACCTATGGATATCTAA
- a CDS encoding DUF3565 domain-containing protein, which yields MGRDLLHKNEERTSLNKDLPESEHNPDRRGRSTASFIIGFRQDDDGHWVAELSCGHTQHLRHQPPWQSRAWVLDPAQRLEKIGQPFACGWCAQQHE from the coding sequence ATGGGGCGAGACCTTTTGCATAAGAATGAAGAACGGACAAGTCTAAACAAGGATTTGCCCGAAAGCGAACACAACCCGGACAGACGGGGCCGATCAACGGCATCCTTCATCATCGGCTTCCGACAGGATGACGACGGGCACTGGGTCGCCGAGCTGTCCTGCGGCCACACCCAACACCTGCGCCACCAGCCGCCCTGGCAGTCCCGCGCCTGGGTACTCGACCCCGCGCAACGCCTTGAAAAAATAGGCCAACCCTTTGCGTGCGGCTGGTGTGCGCAACAGCACGAATAA
- a CDS encoding FKBP-type peptidyl-prolyl cis-trans isomerase has translation MTIAANKAVSIDYTLTNDAGEVIDSSAGGAPLVYLQGAGNIIPGLEKALEGKSVGDELTVAVEPEDAYGEYSAELVSTLSRSMFEGVDELEVGMQFHASAPDGQMQIVTIRDLDGDDVTVDGNHPLAGQRLNFQVKIVAIRDASQEEVAHGHVHGEGGHHH, from the coding sequence ATGACGATCGCCGCTAACAAGGCTGTCTCCATCGACTATACCCTGACCAACGACGCTGGTGAGGTCATCGACAGCTCCGCCGGCGGCGCGCCGCTGGTCTACCTGCAAGGCGCAGGTAACATCATCCCGGGCCTGGAGAAGGCTCTGGAAGGCAAGAGCGTCGGTGACGAACTGACCGTCGCCGTAGAACCTGAAGATGCTTACGGCGAATACTCCGCCGAACTGGTCAGCACCTTGAGCCGCAGCATGTTCGAAGGCGTTGACGAGCTGGAAGTGGGCATGCAGTTCCACGCTTCCGCGCCGGACGGCCAAATGCAGATCGTCACCATCCGCGACCTGGACGGCGACGACGTGACTGTCGACGGTAACCACCCTCTGGCTGGCCAGCGCCTGAACTTCCAGGTGAAGATCGTTGCCATCCGTGATGCTTCCCAGGAAGAAGTGGCCCACGGCCACGTTCACGGTGAAGGCGGTCATCACCATTGA
- the rpsT gene encoding 30S ribosomal protein S20, with product MANTPSAKKRAKQAEKRRSHNASLRSMVRTYIKNVVKAIDTKDAEKAQAAYVLAVPVIDRMADKGIIHKNKAARHKSRLNGHIKALNVAAAA from the coding sequence GTGGCCAACACACCTTCCGCCAAAAAACGTGCAAAACAGGCTGAGAAGCGTCGCAGCCACAACGCCAGCCTGCGTTCCATGGTTCGTACCTACATCAAGAATGTAGTTAAAGCCATCGACACCAAAGACGCTGAAAAAGCCCAAGCTGCTTACGTTCTGGCCGTGCCAGTTATCGACCGTATGGCCGATAAAGGCATCATCCACAAGAACAAGGCCGCTCGTCATAAGAGCCGCCTGAATGGCCACATCAAGGCTCTGAACGTCGCTGCAGCAGCCTAA
- the murJ gene encoding murein biosynthesis integral membrane protein MurJ — MNLLKSLAAVSSITMISRVLGFVRDTLLARIFGASMATDAFFIAFKLPNLLRRIFAEGAFSQAFVPILAEYKTQQGEEATRTFIAYVSGLLTLVLKLVTIAGMLAAPWVIWATAPGFANTPEKFALTTDLLRVTFPYILLISLSSLAGAILNTWNRFSVPAFVPTLLNVSMIIFALFLTPYFDPPVMALGWAVLAGGLAQLLYQLPHLKKIGMLVLPRLNLKDTGVWRVMRNMLPAILGVSVSQISLIINTAFASLLVSGSVSWMYYADRLMELPSGVLGVALGTILLPTLARTYASKDRQEYSRILDWGLRLCFMLVLPCSLALGILAEPLTVSLFQYGQFDAHDALMTQHALVAYSVGLLGIIVIKVLAPGFYAQQNIRTPVKIAIFTLIVTQLLNLVFIGPLAHAGLALAISAGACINAGLLFYQLRKQQMYQPQPGWGMFALKLLVAVAAMSAVLLGLMHFMPAWDQGHMLERFMRLGVLVVAGVLVYFGMLLLQGFRLRDFNRKSLG; from the coding sequence ATGAATCTGCTCAAATCGTTGGCTGCCGTCAGCTCTATCACGATGATCTCCCGGGTTTTGGGGTTCGTGCGTGACACCCTGCTGGCGCGCATTTTTGGCGCCAGCATGGCCACGGATGCGTTCTTTATTGCCTTTAAATTGCCCAATCTGCTGCGGCGAATCTTTGCCGAAGGCGCATTTTCCCAGGCGTTCGTGCCGATCCTGGCCGAATACAAGACCCAGCAGGGCGAAGAAGCCACTCGCACCTTTATTGCCTATGTTTCCGGCCTGCTGACCCTGGTACTGAAGCTGGTGACCATCGCCGGCATGCTCGCCGCGCCTTGGGTGATCTGGGCCACCGCCCCCGGTTTCGCCAATACCCCGGAAAAATTCGCGCTGACCACTGATCTGCTGCGGGTGACCTTTCCTTATATATTGCTGATTTCCCTGTCGTCCCTGGCCGGTGCGATCCTCAACACCTGGAACCGCTTCTCGGTGCCGGCCTTCGTGCCGACATTGCTGAACGTCAGCATGATTATTTTCGCGCTGTTCCTCACGCCGTACTTCGATCCGCCGGTGATGGCCCTGGGCTGGGCGGTGCTGGCCGGTGGCCTGGCGCAATTGCTGTACCAGCTGCCACACCTGAAAAAGATCGGCATGCTCGTGCTGCCGCGCCTGAACCTCAAAGACACCGGCGTCTGGCGCGTGATGCGCAATATGCTGCCGGCGATCCTTGGCGTTTCGGTCAGCCAGATTTCGCTGATCATCAACACCGCCTTCGCCTCGCTGCTGGTTTCAGGCTCGGTATCGTGGATGTATTACGCCGACCGTCTGATGGAGCTGCCGTCCGGCGTACTTGGCGTAGCGTTGGGCACGATTCTGCTGCCGACCCTGGCGCGCACCTACGCCAGCAAAGACCGTCAGGAATACTCGCGCATTCTCGACTGGGGCCTGCGCCTGTGTTTCATGCTGGTGCTGCCGTGCTCCCTGGCCTTGGGGATTCTGGCCGAGCCATTGACTGTCTCGCTGTTCCAATACGGCCAGTTTGACGCGCATGACGCACTGATGACCCAGCACGCGCTGGTCGCTTATTCCGTCGGGCTGCTCGGTATTATCGTGATCAAAGTGCTGGCCCCAGGCTTTTACGCTCAGCAGAACATCCGCACGCCGGTCAAAATCGCGATTTTCACGCTGATCGTCACGCAACTGCTCAACCTGGTGTTTATCGGCCCGCTGGCCCACGCTGGCCTGGCGTTGGCGATCAGCGCCGGCGCCTGCATCAATGCCGGCCTGCTGTTTTATCAACTGCGCAAGCAGCAGATGTACCAACCGCAGCCGGGCTGGGGCATGTTTGCCCTCAAGTTGCTGGTGGCGGTTGCGGCCATGTCGGCGGTACTGCTCGGCCTGATGCACTTTATGCCAGCCTGGGACCAGGGCCATATGCTGGAGCGCTTCATGCGCCTGGGCGTGTTGGTGGTCGCAGGCGTGTTGGTGTACTTCGGGATGTTGCTGCTGCAGGGTTTCCGACTGCGGGATTTCAATCGCAAGTCGTTGGGATAG